The following proteins are encoded in a genomic region of Trichoplusia ni isolate ovarian cell line Hi5 chromosome 18, tn1, whole genome shotgun sequence:
- the LOC113502938 gene encoding vacuolar protein sorting-associated protein 29, with protein MLVLVLGDLHIPHRCSSLPPKFKKLLLPGRIQHILCTGNLCTKESYDYLKTLASDVHVVRGDFDENSTYPEQKVITVGQFRIGLIHGHQVVPWGDEESLALVQRQLDVDILISGHTHRFEAYEHENKFYINPGSATGAYSPLFRNATPSFVLMDIQSSTVVTYVYKLLGDEVKVERIEYKKA; from the exons CTCGTCCTAGTCCTCGGTGACCTGCACATACCGCACCGGTGCAGCAGTTTGCCGCCAAAATTCAAGAAGCTCCTGTTACCGGGCAGGATACAACACATACTCTGTACTGGAAACCTCTGTACTAAAGAGTCATATGACTACCTAAAGACCTTAGCTAGCGATGTTCATGTTGTACGAGGGGACTTTGATGAG aacTCCACATACCCAGAACAGAAAGTGATAACTGTTGGTCAATTCCGCATCGGTCTCATCCATGGTCATCAGGTCGTACCGTGGGGTGATGAAGAGTCCCTGGCTCTCGTACAGAGACAGTTAGATGTTGACATACTGATATCTGGTCACACACATCGGTTTGAAGCCTACGAGCATGAGAACAAGTTTTACATCAATCCTGGATCAGCTACTGGGGCTTACAGTCCTTTGTTTAG AAACGCTACTCCATCATTCGTCCTTATGGACATCCAGAGTTCGACAGTCGTCACATACGTATACAAACTCCTCGGAGACGAGGTCAAGGTCGAAAGGATTGAGTATAAGAAAGCATAG